The following are encoded together in the Desertifilum tharense IPPAS B-1220 genome:
- a CDS encoding dihydrolipoamide acetyltransferase family protein: protein MTIHEVFMPALSSTMTEGKIVSWVKSPGEKVEKGETVVIVESDKADMDVESFYEGYLATIIVEAGGVAPVGEAIALIAETEAEIETAKQQSAQKSAPQPVAASTSAPGTRTGTANPQAPELTQPVAETAAQQISHKNGRTIASPRARKLAKELKVDLSTLQGSGPYGRIVAEDVESAVGRAKTAPPAPVAPQPTPQKAPTPAAPAAVPGQAVPLNTLQNAVVRNMVASLQVPTYRVGYTITTDALDGLYKQIKSKGVTMTALLAKAIAVTLQKHPLINSSYTDQGVVYHNAINIAVAVAMDDGGLITPVLRNADQADIYSLSRTWKDLVERSRTKQLQPEEYSTGTFTLSNLGMFGVDRFDAILPAGQGAILAVGASRPQVVATEDGLLGVRRQMQVNITCDHRMIYGAHAAAFLKDLAKLIEQNPQSLTL, encoded by the coding sequence ATGACAATCCATGAAGTATTCATGCCCGCCCTTAGCTCAACGATGACTGAGGGGAAAATCGTTTCTTGGGTCAAATCGCCGGGAGAAAAGGTAGAAAAGGGCGAAACGGTAGTGATTGTAGAATCGGATAAAGCCGATATGGATGTAGAGTCCTTCTACGAAGGCTACCTGGCTACCATTATTGTAGAGGCTGGGGGGGTTGCTCCGGTCGGAGAGGCGATCGCGTTGATTGCCGAAACCGAAGCTGAAATTGAAACCGCTAAACAGCAAAGCGCCCAAAAATCTGCACCTCAACCCGTTGCGGCTAGCACCTCGGCCCCTGGTACGCGCACCGGAACCGCCAATCCTCAAGCGCCAGAACTGACTCAGCCCGTCGCTGAAACCGCAGCGCAGCAGATTAGCCACAAAAATGGTCGCACAATTGCCTCTCCTCGCGCCCGCAAGCTGGCGAAAGAGCTAAAAGTCGATCTGAGTACCTTACAAGGGAGCGGCCCCTACGGGCGCATCGTAGCTGAAGATGTGGAATCTGCCGTAGGTCGAGCCAAAACTGCACCGCCGGCCCCCGTTGCGCCTCAACCCACTCCCCAAAAAGCCCCGACTCCAGCAGCGCCCGCGGCCGTTCCAGGCCAAGCCGTACCGCTCAACACCCTGCAAAATGCGGTTGTTCGCAATATGGTGGCTAGCCTGCAAGTGCCCACCTATCGCGTAGGCTACACCATTACAACCGATGCCCTCGATGGACTTTACAAGCAAATTAAGTCTAAAGGGGTGACAATGACGGCTTTACTCGCGAAGGCGATCGCCGTTACCCTACAAAAGCATCCGCTGATTAACTCCAGCTACACCGACCAAGGGGTGGTCTACCACAACGCCATTAATATTGCGGTCGCCGTCGCAATGGATGATGGCGGTTTAATTACCCCCGTGTTGCGAAATGCAGACCAAGCGGATATTTATTCCTTGTCTCGCACTTGGAAGGACTTGGTAGAACGGTCTAGAACCAAGCAATTGCAACCGGAAGAATATAGCACCGGGACGTTTACCCTTTCTAATTTAGGGATGTTCGGGGTCGATCGCTTTGATGCGATTTTACCCGCAGGACAAGGCGCTATTTTGGCGGTTGGGGCTTCTCGTCCGCAAGTCGTAGCAACAGAAGACGGTTTGCTAGGCGTTCGCCGACAAATGCAAGTCAATATTACTTGCGATCACCGGATGATTTACGGCGCGCACGCGGCGGCGTTCCTCAAAGATTTGGCGAAGTTAATTGAACAAAATCCCCAATCTTTAACGCTGTAG